One window of Lepus europaeus isolate LE1 chromosome Y, mLepTim1.pri, whole genome shotgun sequence genomic DNA carries:
- the LOC133754059 gene encoding LOW QUALITY PROTEIN: G-rich sequence factor 1-like (The sequence of the model RefSeq protein was modified relative to this genomic sequence to represent the inferred CDS: substituted 1 base at 1 genomic stop codon), whose product MPVGLLLLLGATAAAASQTRGLQFGPVPAGRLEGPLLTATSAAAMAAASYPALRAPLLQSLAVATGPVRGYSQESKTTYLEDLPPLPEYELAPSKIGEEVDDVFLIRAQGLPWLCTVEDVLNFFSDCRICNGENGIHFLLNRDGKXRGDALIEMESEQDVQKALEKDCMYMGQQYMEVYEINNEDVDALMKSLQVKSSPVVNDGVFHLRGLPYSCNEKDIVDFFAGLNIVDITFVMDYRGRRKTGEAYVQFEEPEMANQALLKHREEIGNWYIEIFPSRRNEVRTHIGSHKGKKMASSPTAKYITEPEVVSEEHEVNEDIHPITAFESEKEIELPKEMSEKLLEAVELGTTPSLHFVHIRGLPFQANAQDFFAPLKPVRITMECSSSGKATREADVHFETHEDAVAAMLKDRSHVHHRYIELFLNSCPKGK is encoded by the exons ATGCCTGT aggcctgctgctgctgcttggggCCACTgcagctgccgcctcccagaCACGCGGCCTCCAGTTCGGGCCTGTGCCCGCCGGGAGGCTGGAGGGCCCGCTGCTCACCGCCACCTCCGCCgcagccatggctgctgcctcctACCCGGCCCTGCGCGCCCCTCTGCTGCAGTCGCTGGCAGTGGCCACGGGCCCGGTGCGGGGCTAcagccaggagtccaaaactACCTACCTGGAAGACCTTCCACCACTCCCTGAGTATGAATTGGCCCCATCCAAGATAGGAGAGGAAGTGGATGATGTTTTTCTCATTCGAGCTCAAGGATTGCCCTGGTTGTGCACTGTGGAAGATGTGCTTAACTTTTTCTCAGACTGCAGAATCTGCAATGGCGAGAATGGAATACACTTCCTCTTAAATAGAGATGGGAAATGAAGGGGTGATGCCTTAATTGAAATGGAGTCAGAGCAAGATGTGCAGAAGGCCTTAGAGAAGGACTGCATGTACATGGGGCAGCAGTACATGGAAGTATATGAGATAAACAATGAAGATGTGGATGCCTTAATGAAGAGCCTACAGGTCAAATCTTCACCTGTGGTAAATGATGGTGTGTTTCATTTGCGAGGACTTCCTTATAGTTGCAATGAGAAAGACATTGTAGACTTCTTTGCAGGTCTGAATATAGTGGACATTACTTTTGTGATGGActacagagggagaagaaaaacagGAGAGGCCTATGTGCAGTTTGAAGAACCCGAGATGGCCAACCAAGCCCTGTTGAAACACAGGGAAGAAATTGGTAACTGGTATATAGAGATATTTCCAAGCAGAAGGAATGAAGTTCGAACACACATTGGCTCTCATAAGGGAAAGAAAATGGCATCTTCTCCTACTGCTAAATATATAACTGAGCCCGAAGTGGTTTCTGAAGAAcatgaagtaaatgaggatattCACCCCATAACAGCATTTGAAAGTGAGAAGGAAATAGAGTTGCCTAAGGAAATGTCAGAAAAGCTTCTAGAGGCTGTGGAGCTGGGAACTACCCCGTCACTGCATTTTGTCCACATCAGAGGACTGCCTTTCCAAGCCAATGCCCAAGACTTTTTTGCTCCACTGAAGCCTGTGAGGATCACCATGGAATGTAGCTCCAGCGGGAAGGCCACCAGGGAGGCCGACGTGCACTTTGAGACCCACGAGGACGCCGTTGCCGCCATGCTCAAGGACCGGTCCCATGTCCATCATAGGTATATTGAACTGTTCCTAAATTCATgtccaaaaggaaaataa